In the genome of Phlebotomus papatasi isolate M1 chromosome 2, Ppap_2.1, whole genome shotgun sequence, one region contains:
- the LOC129804944 gene encoding endoribonuclease ZC3H12A-like encodes MKNRVSVPRKANNALKSKRRTTIGRTKTSKISRKRKTLQGIQLSGRLSKSLVVIDGTNVAMTYGHGSVFSVRGIQIALQKLKSLNKEAIAIVPQKTMKKIYTDNHSLIHSLADAGDVLCAPGKNLPNGTITECNPERFILDAAYYYDGNVLSNSEFDKIAHEKQEWKNLIQSGRIQKYQFNGNELVLL; translated from the exons ATGAAAAATCGTGTTTCTGTTCCTCGTAAGGCCAACAATGCATTAAAATCAAAGAGACGTACTACTATTGGACGTACTAAAActtccaaaatttcaagaaagaGGAAAACTCTTCAAGGCATTCAACTCAGTGGCCGGCTTTCCAAATCCCTCGTCGTTATTGACGGCACCAACGTGGCCATGAC GTATGGTCATGGAAGCGTTTTTTCCGTACGGGGTATACAAATCGcattgcaaaaattgaaaagtttgaaCAAGGAAGCAATTGCGATTGTACCACAAAAAAC GATGAAGAAAATCTACACGGATAATCACTCATTAATTCACTCATTGGCTGATGCTGGAGATGTACTCTGTGCTCCAGGAAAAAATCTGCCAAATGGTACCATAACAGAGTGTAATCCGGAAAGATTTATTCTCGATGCTGCTTATTATTACGATGGGAACGTTTTGAGCAATAGTGAATTCGATAAAATTGCACATGAGAAACAAgaatggaaaaatttaattcaaagtggaagaattcaaaaataccaatttaacGGCAATGAACTGGTTTTACTTTAG